A genomic window from Streptomyces broussonetiae includes:
- a CDS encoding MDR family NADP-dependent oxidoreductase — protein sequence MATTLPSATREIRLVTAPEGLPGPEHFAVVSQPLPTPGPGQVLVHNRYFLVFPGLRTLIGGALEGVPLPPVNAGDVLFGPAVGEVVGAGRGSPLQPGDTVTHLLGWREHALVAAGDCTPVGDVLPDPVAHLSSGSAAYGALTRLADVRPGDTVLVTGAAGAVGTLAGPVARLLGAGKVIGSTRSPAKAERLRTELGYDSVVVSGDQSPTLVRQLGTAAPQGIDVLVDTVGGEQLTAALTAARRGARFALVGALSGQLSPHRDGDSAPAEIDTFRVINQGITLRGYSGIDHPEVAEEWAKRFGGWLRSGEISFPHVRIPGIERAPQALQELFEGRHFGTVVVELPAQ from the coding sequence ATGGCCACTACCCTGCCGTCCGCCACCCGCGAGATCCGGCTTGTCACTGCCCCTGAGGGGCTGCCCGGCCCCGAGCATTTCGCCGTCGTCTCGCAGCCACTGCCCACGCCCGGCCCCGGTCAAGTCCTCGTCCACAACCGGTACTTCCTTGTGTTCCCCGGGCTGCGCACCCTGATCGGAGGCGCACTCGAGGGAGTACCGCTGCCGCCGGTCAACGCCGGTGACGTGCTTTTCGGCCCCGCTGTCGGCGAGGTCGTCGGCGCGGGCCGGGGCAGTCCGCTGCAGCCGGGAGACACCGTCACGCACCTGCTCGGGTGGCGCGAGCACGCGCTGGTGGCCGCAGGCGACTGCACCCCGGTCGGCGATGTGCTGCCGGACCCGGTCGCCCACCTGTCGTCGGGGTCGGCCGCCTACGGTGCGCTCACCCGGCTCGCCGACGTCCGTCCCGGCGACACGGTCCTGGTCACGGGGGCGGCGGGCGCGGTGGGGACCCTGGCCGGTCCGGTCGCCAGGCTGCTGGGCGCCGGGAAGGTCATCGGCAGTACCCGCTCCCCGGCCAAGGCCGAGCGGCTACGCACCGAACTGGGCTACGACTCGGTGGTGGTGTCCGGTGACCAATCCCCCACGCTCGTCCGGCAGTTGGGCACTGCGGCACCCCAAGGCATCGACGTCCTGGTGGACACCGTGGGCGGCGAGCAGCTGACAGCAGCGCTCACAGCGGCGCGCCGCGGCGCCCGCTTCGCGCTCGTCGGCGCGCTGTCCGGCCAACTGTCACCGCACCGGGACGGTGACAGCGCTCCGGCGGAGATCGACACCTTCCGCGTCATCAACCAGGGGATCACGCTGCGCGGTTACAGCGGCATCGACCATCCCGAGGTGGCGGAGGAGTGGGCCAAGCGGTTCGGTGGCTGGTTGCGCTCCGGTGAGATCTCCTTTCCGCATGTACGGATCCCGGGCATCGAACGGGCCCCTCAGGCGTTGCAGGAACTGTTCGAAGGGCGGCACTTCGGCACCGTCGTCGTGGAGCTGCCGGCCCAGTGA
- a CDS encoding DUF1684 domain-containing protein, producing the protein MTTEAATTDLHAFTETWLEWYRAQEARLAAPHGFLAITGLHWLDDRPQRFPDAPGAWRTGPEGVVVDLDDAEELVVDGAPVRGEHRFGVLPERGGVDALWGDAVIEVARRGGQDIVRPRHPDAPLRTAFTGTPAYAPDPRWAVTGRYIPFDTPRPTTVGAAVEGLEHVYDAPGRVEFELDGRPLSLTAFPGHGAGRLMVLFTDETSGVTTYAANRALALDPPAADGTVALDFNRATNLPCAYTDLATCPLPPVENRLPVAIEAGQKIPRERGGS; encoded by the coding sequence ATGACCACCGAGGCCGCCACCACGGACCTCCACGCCTTCACCGAGACCTGGCTGGAGTGGTACCGAGCCCAGGAGGCCCGGCTCGCCGCCCCGCACGGGTTCCTGGCGATCACCGGCCTGCACTGGCTCGACGACCGACCCCAGCGCTTCCCGGACGCGCCCGGCGCGTGGCGCACCGGCCCCGAAGGCGTCGTCGTAGACCTCGACGACGCCGAGGAATTGGTCGTCGACGGGGCGCCGGTGCGCGGCGAGCACCGCTTCGGCGTGCTTCCCGAGCGCGGCGGCGTCGACGCCCTCTGGGGAGACGCCGTCATCGAGGTCGCCAGGCGCGGCGGCCAGGACATCGTGCGCCCCCGGCACCCGGACGCGCCGCTGCGCACGGCTTTCACCGGAACGCCCGCCTACGCCCCCGACCCGCGCTGGGCCGTGACGGGCCGCTACATCCCCTTCGACACTCCGCGGCCGACCACCGTGGGCGCCGCGGTCGAGGGCCTTGAGCATGTCTACGACGCCCCGGGCAGAGTCGAGTTCGAACTCGACGGGCGCCCGCTGTCGCTGACCGCGTTCCCCGGCCACGGTGCGGGACGGCTGATGGTGCTGTTCACCGACGAGACCTCCGGGGTCACCACCTACGCCGCCAACCGGGCCCTGGCCCTCGATCCGCCCGCCGCCGACGGTACGGTCGCCCTGGACTTCAACCGTGCCACCAACCTGCCGTGCGCCTACACGGACCTGGCCACCTGCCCGCTGCCCCCAGTCGAGAACCGGCTGCCGGTGGCGATCGAAGCCGGTCAGAAGATCCCCCGCGAGCGCGGCGGCTCCTGA
- a CDS encoding ABC transporter ATP-binding protein → MSSTIATEPGRWTGVFIEQVVRRFGDRVVLDHLDLTIADEELVILLGPSGCGKSTLLRLLAGLDRPDGGRVEVPARRAIVFQADRLLPWQRVLRNVTLGLHGPDAEQRALDVLAEVGLSGREKAWPKELSGGEAQRVSLARALVSEPELVLLDEPFAALDAITRLRMHDLVRALRTKHHAAMLLVTHDVDEAIALADRIVVMSNGRIGTSHEVHLSAADREASVAREELRARLLDDLGLAGQH, encoded by the coding sequence ATGAGCAGCACGATCGCGACCGAGCCCGGTCGGTGGACAGGGGTCTTCATCGAGCAGGTGGTCCGTCGGTTCGGTGACCGGGTGGTGCTCGACCACCTCGACCTCACCATCGCCGACGAGGAGTTGGTGATCCTGCTGGGCCCCTCGGGCTGCGGCAAGAGCACCCTTCTGCGTCTACTCGCCGGCCTCGACCGGCCCGACGGCGGGCGGGTCGAGGTCCCGGCGCGGCGTGCGATCGTCTTCCAGGCCGACCGGCTGCTGCCGTGGCAGCGGGTCCTGCGCAACGTCACGCTCGGTCTGCACGGACCCGACGCGGAACAGCGGGCCCTCGACGTGCTCGCCGAGGTCGGACTCTCGGGCCGTGAGAAAGCGTGGCCCAAGGAGCTCTCCGGCGGCGAGGCCCAGCGGGTGTCGCTCGCGCGGGCACTGGTCTCGGAGCCCGAACTCGTGCTGCTTGACGAGCCGTTCGCGGCCCTCGACGCCATCACACGGCTGCGCATGCACGACCTTGTACGGGCCCTGCGGACCAAGCACCACGCGGCCATGCTGCTCGTCACCCACGACGTCGACGAGGCGATCGCCCTGGCGGACCGCATCGTCGTCATGAGCAACGGCCGCATCGGCACCTCGCACGAGGTGCACCTCTCCGCCGCGGACCGCGAAGCGAGCGTCGCACGCGAGGAACTGCGCGCCCGACTGCTGGACGACCTCGGACTCGCCGGCCAGCACTGA
- a CDS encoding LLM class flavin-dependent oxidoreductase encodes MSGPALHLAVEIDGDGAHPAAWRRAAHSPDHLLTPRRVAQVAAIAENAGFTLITLDDGVLPPGASPDAVGRIGAVERAAFIAASTSTIGIAPVVPVTYAEPFHVSGQLASLDHISAGRAGWVVTEEERPEAARAWGRQLIADAAARARESRDGVEVARALWDSWEDDAVIRSVATSRYLDRERLHYIDFTGEAYAVKGPAIVPRPPQGQLVVLGRPDRVPAAHLDVALVEGRELAEVATAAAAAGTPRVFAEVDVALDTPQATAAERVADLERHASWRGRRWLRHVGSADQLVSLLAELSRHVDGVRLHPLVLDEDLPVLSRLVLPALSERRLVARPLPGTSLRSTLGLERPANRFAAAAVAAQEDAR; translated from the coding sequence TTGTCCGGCCCTGCCCTGCACCTCGCCGTCGAGATCGACGGCGACGGCGCCCACCCCGCGGCCTGGCGCCGCGCCGCCCACTCCCCCGATCATCTGCTCACACCGCGCCGCGTGGCCCAGGTCGCCGCCATCGCCGAGAACGCCGGGTTCACGCTGATCACCCTGGACGACGGCGTGCTGCCGCCCGGCGCCTCACCGGATGCGGTGGGCCGTATCGGCGCGGTGGAGCGGGCAGCCTTCATCGCGGCGTCCACGAGCACCATCGGGATCGCGCCCGTCGTCCCGGTCACGTATGCCGAACCCTTCCATGTCTCCGGCCAGCTGGCGTCCCTGGACCACATCTCCGCCGGTCGCGCCGGGTGGGTGGTGACGGAGGAGGAGCGTCCCGAGGCGGCGCGTGCCTGGGGGCGGCAGCTGATCGCCGACGCCGCCGCACGGGCCCGGGAGTCCCGTGACGGCGTGGAGGTGGCCCGCGCCCTGTGGGACTCGTGGGAGGACGACGCGGTCATCCGGTCCGTGGCCACCAGCCGCTACCTCGACCGCGAGCGGCTGCACTACATCGACTTCACGGGCGAGGCGTATGCCGTCAAGGGCCCGGCGATCGTGCCGCGCCCGCCCCAGGGGCAGCTTGTCGTCCTGGGCAGGCCGGACCGGGTTCCCGCCGCACATCTCGACGTCGCTCTCGTCGAAGGGCGCGAACTCGCGGAAGTCGCCACGGCCGCTGCTGCCGCCGGTACGCCCCGCGTCTTCGCCGAGGTCGACGTGGCGCTGGACACCCCGCAGGCCACGGCCGCCGAGCGCGTCGCCGACCTGGAACGGCACGCGTCGTGGAGGGGCCGGAGGTGGCTGCGTCACGTCGGCTCGGCGGACCAATTGGTCTCACTGCTGGCTGAGTTGAGCCGTCACGTCGACGGCGTACGGCTGCACCCGCTGGTGCTGGACGAGGACCTGCCCGTCCTCTCCCGCCTCGTCCTGCCGGCCCTGTCCGAGCGACGCCTCGTCGCCCGCCCGCTGCCCGGCACGTCCCTGCGCTCGACCCTGGGTCTGGAGCGCCCCGCCAATCGCTTCGCAGCCGCGGCCGTGGCCGCCCAGGAGGATGCCCGATGA
- a CDS encoding putative leader peptide, with amino-acid sequence MRHGGDLSARFTGATVFSRLSRRRHIDLKRSTSCLCQA; translated from the coding sequence ATGCGGCACGGTGGTGACCTCAGCGCCCGCTTCACCGGCGCCACCGTGTTCTCCCGGCTCTCGCGCCGGCGTCACATCGACCTCAAGCGCTCGACCAGCTGTCTCTGTCAGGCCTGA
- a CDS encoding TauD/TfdA dioxygenase family protein has protein sequence MPVSIRKLTGRIGAVVEGVDLTATPDLSTVTALRDSLNEHKAIVFDDVNLDNAGQERVARWFGELTTAHPNVPAADGTTNVLAVDSETSKANEWHTDVTFVANPPQLTTLRSIVTTPYGGETLIANAAAAYRDLPEPLRALADTLRVVHTNQYDYARPSATSAQRQEYDRIFVSTPYEAEHPVVRVHPLTGERGLFIGGFAKRIVGLSSGESADLLRLLQSYVTRPENILRWTWSPNQLLIFDNRITQHYGVDNYDDHPRRLNRVTVAGEVPAGVDGRRSEQLVGDASHYSSVLAVAA, from the coding sequence ATGCCTGTGTCCATCCGTAAGCTCACCGGCCGCATCGGCGCGGTCGTTGAGGGCGTCGACCTCACGGCGACCCCCGATCTCTCGACGGTCACGGCGCTCCGTGACTCCCTCAACGAGCACAAGGCGATCGTCTTCGATGACGTCAACCTCGACAACGCCGGCCAGGAGCGCGTGGCCCGGTGGTTCGGCGAACTCACCACCGCCCACCCCAACGTGCCGGCCGCCGACGGCACGACGAACGTGCTCGCCGTCGACAGCGAGACGTCCAAGGCCAACGAGTGGCACACGGACGTCACCTTCGTGGCCAACCCGCCTCAGCTCACCACGCTCCGGTCGATCGTGACCACGCCGTACGGCGGCGAGACGCTTATCGCCAACGCCGCCGCGGCCTACCGCGACCTGCCCGAACCGCTGCGCGCCCTCGCGGACACGCTGCGCGTCGTGCACACCAACCAGTACGACTACGCCCGACCTTCGGCCACGTCGGCACAACGGCAGGAGTACGACCGCATCTTCGTGTCGACGCCGTACGAGGCGGAGCACCCCGTCGTGCGGGTGCATCCGCTGACGGGCGAACGCGGGCTGTTCATCGGCGGGTTCGCCAAGCGGATCGTCGGCCTGTCGAGCGGCGAGTCGGCCGATCTGCTGCGCCTCCTCCAGTCGTACGTGACGCGTCCGGAGAACATCCTGCGCTGGACCTGGTCACCGAACCAGCTGCTGATCTTCGACAACCGGATCACCCAGCACTACGGGGTGGACAACTACGACGACCACCCGCGCCGCCTCAACCGGGTGACGGTCGCCGGCGAGGTGCCGGCCGGTGTCGACGGCCGCCGCAGCGAGCAGCTCGTCGGCGATGCCTCGCACTACAGCAGCGTACTGGCGGTGGCCGCATGA
- a CDS encoding ABC transporter permease yields MTEFSLKAPGVTKSSDAETASAREREVFLPRDAHRRTPLSTLRERLRWPLGVYTTPVVILLAWEVLARAGVVSKTYAPAPTSIVKSAADLWQQGVLGPDLAISLQRAGIGLAIGLTVGLVTGVLGGLLRSGEYLFNGLVQVLNTIPLLAVLPLMIVWFGIDELTKVLLISFGAGVPMYLNLFAAIRGVDQRLIEMARTTGAGTWRLVTRVLVPGALPGFLVGLRFSLAYSVLGLVAAETVNADKGLGFLITQGQTYLQTNQVFVGLVIYSFLGLLADQFVRVLERVLLRWRPSYEAS; encoded by the coding sequence ATGACGGAGTTCAGCCTCAAGGCGCCTGGCGTCACCAAAAGCTCCGACGCCGAGACGGCGAGCGCGCGGGAACGCGAGGTGTTCCTGCCGCGCGACGCCCACCGCCGGACGCCGCTCAGCACACTACGCGAGCGCCTTCGCTGGCCCCTCGGGGTCTATACGACTCCGGTCGTGATCCTCCTGGCCTGGGAGGTACTCGCCCGGGCCGGAGTGGTGTCGAAGACCTACGCTCCGGCGCCGACCTCGATCGTGAAGTCCGCCGCCGACCTGTGGCAGCAAGGCGTCCTTGGGCCGGACCTGGCCATCTCGCTGCAGCGGGCCGGCATCGGTCTTGCGATCGGGCTGACGGTCGGCCTCGTCACCGGAGTGCTCGGTGGGCTGCTGCGCAGCGGTGAGTACCTGTTCAACGGCCTCGTGCAGGTGCTCAACACCATCCCGCTCCTCGCGGTGCTGCCGCTGATGATCGTGTGGTTCGGCATCGACGAGCTCACGAAGGTACTGCTGATCTCCTTCGGAGCCGGTGTCCCGATGTATCTCAACCTGTTCGCCGCGATCCGTGGCGTCGACCAGCGTCTGATCGAGATGGCGCGGACGACGGGCGCGGGCACCTGGCGCCTGGTGACGCGCGTGCTGGTGCCGGGAGCCCTGCCGGGGTTCCTGGTCGGCCTGCGGTTCTCTCTCGCGTACAGCGTCCTGGGCCTCGTCGCCGCCGAAACCGTCAACGCCGACAAGGGACTTGGCTTCCTCATCACTCAGGGGCAGACCTATCTGCAGACCAACCAGGTCTTCGTGGGGCTGGTGATCTACTCGTTCCTCGGTCTGCTCGCCGACCAGTTCGTCCGGGTTCTCGAGCGGGTGCTGCTGCGGTGGCGACCCAGTTATGAGGCGTCATGA
- a CDS encoding ABC transporter substrate-binding protein has translation MTALSDVRTSRWAALTALVTTSVLLTACGSGGGGSGSGAGQPKSGGTLTFAVGSDAGCVDPQQVASNETIYSVRQIVDSLTDQDPKTGKIVPWLAKSWKVSSDATTFTFHLRSGVTFSDGSKLTAQVVKDNFDAVPKLGALGTLAEGYLSGVKSTTAVDPLTVKVTFSQPNAQFLQATSTHSLGIESSASVKETPQQKCSDGVIGSGPFVLKQYVQNQSITLTKRTGYTWGSSRWSKKGEAYLDKLVFKVVQEAGVRAGSLQSGQVDAISSVGKANEAALKGGQVTLQRRANPGVVFGLGLNNSRPALKDARVRQAILYAVDRQQIADTVFPTGTQPATSVLAHTTPDHTSLASDLASDAAKAKSLLDAAGWKTGSDGIRTKDGKKLSLTVKWFPNASTNQPALELIQQQLKAVGVDVALKQLQVTQFAPTLQSGDFDAAWGNVTRADPDILRSSFSTKLANFYHLPASSLDTALSEQAATVDPAKRRQLVTQAQQSLVQNAYYVPVVELQTQLGVSKKVHDLNFDASSRIQLHDTWIG, from the coding sequence GTGACTGCACTTTCCGATGTCAGAACCTCCCGGTGGGCGGCACTGACCGCCCTTGTGACCACCAGTGTTCTGCTGACCGCCTGCGGCTCCGGCGGCGGCGGTTCCGGCAGCGGCGCCGGGCAGCCCAAGTCCGGCGGCACCCTGACCTTCGCGGTGGGTTCGGACGCCGGCTGCGTGGATCCGCAGCAGGTCGCCAGCAACGAGACCATCTACTCGGTGCGCCAGATCGTGGACTCCCTGACGGACCAGGACCCGAAGACCGGCAAGATCGTGCCGTGGCTGGCGAAGAGCTGGAAGGTCAGTTCCGACGCCACGACGTTCACGTTCCATCTGAGGTCGGGTGTCACCTTCAGCGACGGCTCGAAGCTGACCGCGCAGGTCGTCAAGGACAACTTCGACGCGGTGCCTAAGCTCGGCGCCCTGGGGACGCTCGCCGAGGGCTACCTGAGCGGCGTCAAGAGCACCACGGCGGTCGACCCGCTCACCGTCAAGGTGACCTTCAGCCAGCCCAACGCCCAGTTTCTGCAGGCGACTTCGACCCACTCGCTGGGGATCGAGTCGTCGGCGAGCGTGAAGGAGACCCCGCAGCAGAAGTGCAGCGACGGGGTGATCGGATCCGGGCCCTTCGTGCTGAAGCAGTACGTGCAGAACCAGTCGATCACCCTGACCAAGCGCACGGGATACACGTGGGGTTCCTCGCGGTGGAGCAAGAAGGGCGAGGCGTACCTGGACAAGCTGGTGTTCAAGGTTGTCCAGGAGGCGGGCGTACGGGCCGGAAGTCTCCAGTCCGGCCAGGTCGACGCGATCAGCAGCGTCGGCAAGGCCAACGAGGCGGCGCTCAAGGGCGGTCAGGTCACCCTGCAGCGACGGGCCAACCCCGGCGTCGTGTTCGGCCTCGGCCTCAACAACTCACGGCCGGCCCTGAAGGACGCGCGAGTGCGCCAGGCGATCCTGTACGCCGTCGACCGGCAGCAGATCGCGGACACCGTGTTCCCGACCGGCACCCAGCCGGCGACCAGCGTCCTCGCCCACACCACACCCGACCACACCAGCCTCGCCTCCGACCTGGCGTCCGACGCGGCCAAAGCCAAGTCCCTGCTGGACGCGGCCGGCTGGAAGACCGGCAGCGACGGCATCCGCACCAAGGACGGCAAGAAGCTGAGCCTGACCGTCAAGTGGTTCCCCAACGCCTCCACCAACCAGCCCGCGCTGGAGCTGATCCAGCAGCAGCTCAAGGCCGTCGGTGTCGACGTGGCCCTCAAGCAGCTCCAGGTCACGCAGTTCGCCCCAACCCTCCAGTCGGGTGACTTCGACGCGGCGTGGGGGAACGTGACCCGCGCCGACCCGGACATCCTGCGCAGCTCCTTCTCCACCAAGCTGGCCAACTTCTACCACCTGCCTGCGAGTTCCCTCGACACGGCGCTCTCCGAACAGGCCGCGACCGTCGACCCGGCCAAGCGCAGGCAACTGGTCACCCAGGCACAGCAGTCGCTCGTGCAGAACGCCTACTACGTGCCGGTGGTGGAACTCCAGACCCAGCTCGGGGTGTCGAAGAAGGTGCACGACCTGAACTTCGACGCCTCCAGCCGGATCCAGCTGCACGACACCTGGATCGGGTAG
- a CDS encoding LLM class F420-dependent oxidoreductase — translation MTVGVALNASDAPNQVDATVQLAKEAAEFGVTSAWFGQTFGADSPQLAGIVGREVPGLQVGTSAIPVFGRHPLLVSSQAQTAQAATHGRYHLGLALGTKLLTETGFGLPFERPIARLREFLTALRQLTKTGTADFHGELLTATTPIPARVPGAENGVPLLVAAMGPQALRASGELADGILPYLAGPRALADHIVPALNAAAEAAGRPAPRIVALVPGVVTDDVDAVRAKAAENLAFYEQIPSYARVIELSGGRRAADLAVIGDEKTVEAEVRRYRDAGATEVVFSGTEIAGEGDRRRTWRLLGELAG, via the coding sequence ATGACTGTTGGAGTAGCGCTCAACGCGTCCGACGCGCCGAACCAGGTCGACGCCACCGTCCAACTGGCCAAGGAAGCCGCGGAGTTCGGTGTCACGTCGGCCTGGTTCGGGCAGACCTTCGGCGCGGACTCACCCCAGCTCGCGGGGATCGTCGGGCGCGAGGTGCCCGGACTGCAGGTCGGCACCTCCGCTATCCCCGTCTTCGGCCGGCACCCGCTGCTCGTCTCCAGCCAGGCCCAGACCGCCCAGGCCGCGACCCACGGCCGCTACCACCTCGGTCTGGCTCTGGGCACGAAACTGCTGACGGAGACGGGCTTCGGCCTGCCTTTCGAACGGCCCATCGCCCGGCTGCGCGAATTCCTCACCGCCCTGCGGCAGTTGACCAAGACCGGTACGGCCGACTTTCACGGCGAGCTGCTCACCGCCACCACACCGATCCCGGCGCGGGTACCAGGTGCCGAGAACGGCGTCCCCCTACTCGTCGCCGCGATGGGGCCGCAGGCTCTGCGGGCCAGCGGCGAGCTTGCCGACGGCATCCTGCCCTATCTGGCAGGACCGCGCGCCCTGGCCGACCACATCGTGCCCGCCCTGAACGCCGCGGCCGAGGCCGCAGGCCGCCCCGCGCCCAGGATCGTGGCCCTGGTGCCCGGCGTGGTCACGGACGATGTCGATGCGGTGCGGGCCAAGGCCGCCGAGAACCTCGCCTTCTACGAACAGATCCCGTCCTACGCGCGAGTCATCGAACTCTCCGGCGGCCGGCGGGCCGCCGACCTGGCCGTGATCGGCGACGAGAAGACGGTCGAGGCCGAGGTACGCCGTTACCGCGACGCCGGCGCCACCGAGGTCGTGTTCTCGGGCACCGAGATCGCGGGAGAAGGCGATCGCCGACGCACCTGGCGACTCCTCGGCGAACTGGCCGGCTGA
- a CDS encoding MerR family transcriptional regulator, with protein MRIGDAAAAAGTTPRALRFYEERGLLPPPQRTATGQRRYGPDEVAHVRTIRELLGLGLTVEDLRGIADRIPLLAGDPQPRCTNTDSASPGSHVIAHRLAAIDAEIDRLTRLRTLLAQRTGRT; from the coding sequence ATGCGAATCGGAGACGCGGCGGCAGCGGCCGGGACCACCCCACGGGCCCTGCGGTTCTACGAGGAGCGCGGCCTGCTGCCCCCACCGCAGCGTACGGCCACCGGCCAACGCCGGTACGGGCCGGACGAGGTGGCCCACGTCCGCACCATCCGCGAACTGCTCGGCCTCGGCCTCACCGTCGAGGACCTGCGCGGCATCGCCGACCGGATCCCCCTCCTGGCCGGGGACCCACAACCGCGCTGCACGAACACCGACTCGGCCTCCCCCGGCTCCCACGTGATCGCACACCGGCTCGCGGCCATCGACGCCGAAATCGACCGTCTGACCCGCCTGCGCACCCTCTTGGCGCAGCGGACGGGCCGGACCTGA
- a CDS encoding NtaA/DmoA family FMN-dependent monooxygenase (This protein belongs to a clade of FMN-dependent monooxygenases, within a broader family of flavin-dependent oxidoreductases, the luciferase-like monooxygenase (LMM) family, some of whose members use coenzyme F420 rather than FMN.), which translates to MTRTDPLDVPRPHAQLHFGVFFQGVNHWTIWSAPDSGSQIDPASFRRVAQTAERGLFDAFFLGEGLRLREVDGRIHDLDVAGRPDAITQLAALAAVTRRIGLVSTSNSTFNEPADLARRLSGLDLLSEGRAGWNVVTTDNAWTGANFRRGGYLDHADRYRRAEEFLTVARALWDGWGDGAIADSAGAREWSVPGAVRRVRHRGPQFDVDLAPTLPRSAQGHPVIFQAGDSGEGRDFAARNADVIFSAHGNDFDDALAFAEDIRTRLRGVGRPDDDLRILPGTEIIIGATEEEAQEKKRWIRLQQVTPATALGIAGLLWGIDLSDRDADGPLPKEDPVVTENDGSFGARRITDPRTVMAEWRAKAEAHGWSLRETVIALGPQRGHVGTPSGLADKFAHFVRHGAIDGFNITPYLIPDGLDDIVDLLVPELQERGIYRTEYTGTTLREHLGLRAPLIHRSAPDRRQAG; encoded by the coding sequence ATGACCCGCACCGACCCCCTCGACGTCCCCCGGCCACACGCCCAGCTGCACTTCGGAGTGTTCTTCCAGGGCGTCAACCACTGGACCATCTGGTCCGCCCCCGACAGCGGCTCCCAGATCGACCCCGCCTCCTTCCGCCGGGTCGCCCAGACCGCCGAACGGGGCCTGTTCGACGCGTTCTTCCTCGGCGAGGGGCTGCGGCTGCGCGAGGTCGACGGCAGAATCCATGACCTCGACGTGGCCGGACGGCCGGACGCCATCACCCAGCTCGCGGCGCTGGCCGCGGTCACCCGCCGGATCGGCCTGGTCTCCACCTCCAACTCCACCTTCAACGAACCCGCCGATCTGGCCCGCCGCCTCTCCGGACTCGACCTGCTCTCCGAGGGCCGCGCCGGCTGGAACGTGGTGACCACCGACAACGCCTGGACCGGCGCGAACTTCCGCCGCGGCGGCTACCTCGACCACGCCGACCGCTATCGGCGCGCCGAGGAGTTCCTCACCGTGGCCCGCGCGTTGTGGGACGGCTGGGGGGACGGAGCAATCGCCGACTCCGCGGGTGCACGGGAATGGTCGGTGCCCGGTGCCGTACGCCGAGTACGGCACCGCGGACCGCAGTTCGACGTCGACCTCGCCCCGACCCTGCCGCGCAGCGCCCAGGGCCACCCGGTGATCTTCCAGGCCGGTGACTCCGGCGAGGGACGCGACTTCGCCGCCCGCAACGCCGACGTCATCTTCTCCGCGCACGGCAATGACTTCGACGACGCACTCGCCTTCGCCGAGGACATCCGCACCCGCCTGCGCGGCGTCGGCCGACCCGACGACGACCTGCGGATCCTGCCCGGCACCGAGATCATCATCGGCGCCACCGAGGAGGAGGCCCAGGAGAAGAAGCGCTGGATCCGGCTCCAGCAGGTCACACCCGCCACGGCGCTGGGGATCGCCGGACTGCTGTGGGGCATCGACCTGTCCGACCGCGACGCCGACGGCCCGCTGCCCAAGGAAGATCCGGTCGTCACCGAGAACGACGGCTCCTTCGGCGCCCGACGCATCACCGACCCGCGCACGGTGATGGCCGAATGGCGGGCGAAGGCGGAGGCGCACGGCTGGTCGCTGCGCGAGACCGTCATCGCGCTCGGCCCGCAGCGCGGGCACGTCGGCACCCCGTCCGGCCTGGCCGACAAGTTCGCCCACTTCGTGCGGCACGGCGCGATCGACGGCTTCAACATCACGCCCTACCTCATCCCCGACGGCCTCGACGACATCGTCGACCTGCTCGTCCCGGAACTGCAGGAACGCGGGATCTACCGCACCGAGTACACCGGCACCACCCTGCGCGAGCACCTCGGCCTGCGCGCACCCCTCATCCACAGGTCCGCACCGGACCGACGACAGGCGGGCTGA